From the Anopheles merus strain MAF chromosome 2L, AmerM5.1, whole genome shotgun sequence genome, the window TACGTACACCAGTATATATACCTCAATGCCACCATTGCTTCCTATGTACAAGCAAGCATCTGATTCGCACTGCATAAAGCCAAGCTTCAACAAGATTGCATGTAATGCTTTGTTCCAGCTTCTTGCCGACTGCTTTAAACCATATATGCTTTTACGCAGCTTGCAAACTAATCCTTCTTGACCATGAGCTATGAATCCAGGTGGTTGTCTCATGTACAAATCTTCTTCAATCAGGCCGTTCAGATACGCTGTTTTCACGTCAAATTGCTTCAAAATTAGACTTTTCTGAGCTGCAACAGCTATCATGATTCGAAGGGTAGTTTGACGAGTTACAGGAGCGAACACATCAGTAAAATCATCTCTATATTTTTGCGAATAACCCTGCGCCACAATGCGAGCCTTATGTCTTATAACATTTCCATTCTCATCTCGTTTGAGTTTAAAAACCCACTTGGCTCcaattgtttttctgttttctagCAGGTTCATGAACTCCCATGTTTGGTTTACATAATGTGCTTCCATCTCCTCTTGCATTGCGTTCTTCCATTCAGGAACACATATCGCTTCGCGATAATTATTGGGTTCTTCATCATGCGTAACCTTTCCTACAATGAAGTTTTCCAAATGAGATGGCAATTTACCTCGTGTACTACGATATGTTCCTCCCGTACGATCTGCAGTCGGGGTATCTTCTTGTTTATCTTCATAAACAGATTCAGCCTCCTCGAGCTCGCCATTCGTTTCTTCCTCGCTATCTAGCTCCACGGTGGCTTCTTCTTCATATATTGTGGGTTGCAAACCATTTACTTGCCCATGCTCCTCCTGTTGCCCTGACCCAACACTTTGTTCGAGAAATCGTGCATCTCGACTGATAGTTACACGGTCAGTGGTAATGTCAACAAAACGGTACCCTTTGTGGTTATCGGAGTACCCAAGAAAAaccattttctttccttttggtTCGAacttctttctcttctcttctggAATGTGCACATAAGCTTCACATCCAAACACTCGAAGCTTTGATAAGTTCGGTTTGTACACGGTCCACAACTCGTAGGGTGTACGATCAATTGATCTCGACGGAAGGCGATTTTGCAAATGAGCAGCAGTTAAAACTGCTTCACCCCAATAGCGTTTCGGCAGTCCAGCATCTAAAATCATGGAATTTGCCATTTCTTGCAGAGATCTGTTTTTGCGCTCAGCAATTCCATTCGATTGTGGTGAGTACGGCGTAGAAAACTGTGCTTTTATGCCTTCATTCTTATAAAACTCTTGTAATACATTTCCCGTAAACTCACCTCCGCCGTCAGATCGAATGATGCAGGGCTTCCGTCCAAAAACATTCTCACACGAGCGGACATACTCTTTGATCTTGCCAGTTGTTTCGTCTTTCGATCGCAACAGATACACTACGCAGAACCGACTGTAATCATCCGTCATCGCCATGAAATATTTACAACCGCTAGGAGTAGGGTTCTCCATCGGCCCACAAAGATCAGTGTGTACAAGGTCAAGTGGTTTCCTCGACTTTCGTTCAGTCACCATTGGAAAAGGCAATCGGGATAATTTCCCTTTTAGGCAACACTCGCACACCTCTCTTTCTCCACAGTCTTGGATGTTCACACCATCGACTAATCCCTTTGTTTGCAATATTTCAACGACATCCATCGCTCGGTGTCCTAATCTGCGATGCCAAGTGTGTTGACACTTATCGGTATGATTTGCGATAGCTACCTTGCACTGCTCAGCCATTTTCAATTTGTACAAATTGCCTTGTATTTCACCAACAGCGACAACATCGCCCTTGTCGGAAGCGATCTTACATGCGTTCCCTTCAAATACATTGAAACCTTTCATGACTAATCTTCTGACTGAAATTAAACCACCTTCCAAGCCAGGAACATACAGTACATTGTCGATTTTAATCGCGACCCGCTTTCCTGCGTCATTCAGACCAAAAATCACTCCGCTACCTCGGCCtgtcgattttgttttctttccatcGGCTAACATCACATCagtgaaaatatcaattttaaattcaGTAAAGAAATCACGGTCATTCTTCATGTGATAAGTACAGCCTGTATCCACAGTCCAAGCTTCAGGAATTACTTCACCTGCCATGAAACAAACCGTATCGCATACGTTAGCATGAGCGTGATCGGGGATTTGCCTAGCATCTGTTTGTCTCGCTTGCTGTGCAGAACTtgcgttcttcttcttcgactCTAGAAACTTTCGCCAGTTTCTGCGAAAATGACCCGACTGGTTGCAAAAGAAGCACTTCATCTTTTCACTTTTATTCTTTACTTCTGCTTTCAACGCCTTTACTGCGTTATTGCCAACTCCATCCTGATTTTGTCGTTTCAAGCTTTCATCCCGCAAACGGCCCAAAACTATGTCCATAGTTAAATCCTCCTGTGGCCGGTTTTCCAACGACGTAACAAAACTGCTGTACGATGGTGGCAAAGATCGTAACAACATTATTATTCGCAGCAGTTCACTGATCTCGACACCGCTATTGTCTAATCGCTCATACAAATCCTCTACATGCTCAATATGTTGCTCCATATCACCATCTTCAGCCAGATTTGTCGAACACAGCTGCTGAAGAAGCATCGCTTGGTTGCTTATCGTTGCCTTTTCATGATAGGCACGTTGGTTCTCCCACATTTCGAAAGCAGTTTCAGCCTTTTTGATAAAACGCAACTGATTATCCTCCACGAGCATAGCGATCGTATTTCGAGCCTTTCGATCCATCTTTTTCCAAGATACGAACTCTGCACTTTCTTGAACCGGACATTCTTTTTCGATAACGTCCCATACTTCTTCTCGTTCTAACAGCGTTTGCATCCGAAATTTCCATGCCACATAATTTGTAGCATTTAGCTTTGTAAAGCAAGCTTTCAAGCCTTCGGCAGCCATCTTGTAGCGTTTCACGATCACGGAACAACGCACAATGCCAGCGACACACCGTGAACAATTTCACAGCTACATACACGCCTTTTACCTTGGTGAATTCCTTGTGAAATTAAAGCAACTATCGGATTACTGGGATACCTGGGATACGGTGGGATGcactgggcccataacctgaTGATTATTTGGAATTTTTCATGTATTTCGGATGCCAGACGAGAAGCGACGCACAACTACCTTCTTTGCTGGTCGAAGTTCAAGAGAgagttgttttattattattcctttttcttttgacaTCTCAACAAGGTGCATACATGTTTCAAGGTAGCTAGTCATTCcttcccaacaaaacaaaccggtTTTTTTATCACAATAGATTGAAACCCCTTGTCTATTTAACcgataatattaattttctttacgtAGCAAGCAcgttttgtgattttgcagcaaatattttgttgtatttgtttatttttaggatATTTACGTCGTAAATAAGGTCTAACGATCACAGGCGAGACAGAAATACAAATCCGGAAAAGCGATATGTACacgtttggaaaatgaagaatgaGAAGTAGAGAATGATTCAAACTAGCAAGTTCATGGTGAGTATATTTGGTGCTATAGATTTTAATATAGCAATGAGGGTAATGAATTGTGCTCCAATGTGCAGTTTTTGTGTGCACAGGTTTAACAGTCCAATCCTCCAACCAATCTGCTCTCTTAGGACCAGACGCaacaatattatattttagCATTTCTATTAATCGCTGCTTTCCAATGGGATTGGGGCGCGGGGCGAGGGGAGTCAGGGCCCACAGGGACGGTCGTCAACTTGaaagacttaacaacatacctgGTCATGTAAATCGATGAGGTTCGAAACCGTCAACGGCGAAACGGTCACCGGTTTTGAACAGCATCTTTCGAATGCGTTTCGAAAGATTGCGCTTGCGTTCTGAAACGCACTTTGACCCGATAACCTCGTGTCCCCACGTCAGGTTATCGATACGTCATGTGGGAGCGTGCGTGAGAGAGAATTTTGTGCGTAAATTCTCTCTCAGCATCCTGGGGAATCGGCTATCGTGGGCTTCGTGCGATCGATCAGCGGATCGATCGAGCATTCGTATACGTGTAGTTGAGTGGAATAAATGGTATTATTATAACGTTTTAAAGACATTCTACGTCCTAGtgttttttatccttttttgcgACTTCGTGAGAGAACATTTGGTGACCCCGACATGATTTTGCTACGtgaaaaaggtgaaataatAGTGAGTTGAACGCTGGCATGCCCTTCGAAAGGGCATGGAGTAAGTTGGAGGAAAGGTTCTACAAGAAACGGGTAGCTTTCCTCAGCCACTTTAACTATCTCAGAGACCTTCCAAAAATGACTGTGACGTCTTCCAACGGGCTTATGCGGATAATAGATGTGGTCGAAACATCAACCTCCGCAGCGAAGCAAATTGCAGGCGCAAGCGGACAACGGCCTAGCGTGGTGGAGGATGGAATGCTGGTGAGCCTGGTTATGTCCAAGCTAGACGATGAAACCATAACCAGAATATCCCATAGGCTGGACGTTCACACAATTTCGACGTGGAAGGAACTGCGCGACGAGCTCGATAGGTTGTCGAGTTCGCTCTACTATGAGCCGCGGAAAAGCGCCGCGTCCCGTCCTGACCGCGCTTCTACTAGTAGCAAGCGCCCGATACGTGCGGCATTCGTAGCCACGGTGGATACAGTAAGTACCAGTCAGACGCCAACCCCGCAAACCGAGCGAACTAGATACAGCTCGGTGGATCACCAGCCAGGCACGCGACGCTGCTATGCGTGCGACAAGCCGGGCCACACGGGCACGCTGTGTCCAGAGCTGCAGGTTCGGTCGGAATGTGAACGCATCAACTACGTGATGAGCAAAGGCAAGTGCGTGAATTGCCTTTCCAGCCAGCACCCCGCTTCGCAGTGCCCCAGCAACAAAAGATGCCAAGTGTGTAGACAAAAGCATCATACTCTTCTGCACGTGAAATCTTCCGAAGCTGCGAAGTGACAACCACATTCCGTTTCGCCACCACGTGGTGTCCGGCGTCCCTGCTCCGTGCTTCCGTCGCCGCGTTTCCGCTCCGTGCCGCCATCCACAAGCACTagtgccgtgctttcagcgATGGCCGATCCACGTGGTGTCCGGCGTTCCTGCTCCGTGCCTCCGTTGCCGCGTTCCCGCTCCGTGCCGCCATCCACAAGCACTagtgccgtgctttcagcgATGACCGATCCACGTGGTGTCCAGCGTTCCTGCTCCGTGCCTCCGTCGCCGCGTTCCCGCTCCGTGCCGCCATCCACAAGCATTAGTGCCGTGCTTTCAGTGATGGCCGAGATACGTGGTGTCCGGCGTTCCTGCTCCGTGCCTCCGTCGCCGCGTTCCCGCTCCGTGCCGCCATCCACAAGCATTAGTGTCGTGCTTTCAGCGATGGTCGATCCACGTGGTGTCCGGCGTTCCTGCTCCGTGCTTCCGTTACCGGGTTCCCGCTCCGTGCCGCCATCCAAAACCACTagtgccgtgctttcagcgATGACCGATCCACGCGCTCGGTCCGTTTCGCTGCCGCGTGGTGTCCTGCGTTCCTGCTCCGTGCTGCCGTCCCCGCGTTCCCGCTCCGTGCCGCCATCCCCAAGCACTGgtgccgtgctttcagcgATGGCCGATCCACGCGCTCGGTCCGTTTCGTCGCCGCGTGGTGTATTGCATTCCCGCTCTGCTCAGCCATTGCTAAGTGTGCGCGCATCTTCCCCTGCAATGGATGATGGTGGTATCGTATCCCCCTGTTCCAATCTAAGCCATCCCCTAGCAGTGAGGATGGCTCCAGCTGCCCAGCGTTCCGCTACGTGTGGTTCAATGCATCTGTCTGGTGTGTCATCTCGTGACGTCTCTAACCTTGCCAACCACGTTTTGCTAGCAACTGTTGCGGTGCTTATTCAAGACGGCCTGGGGGTGTGGCAACGAATCCGTTGCCTGCTAGATTCTGGGTGCCAAATCCAAGCCATCACGGCGTCCGCTGTGAAACGGTTGAGGTTACCGTTACTGTCTGAGAAAATTACGCTAATGGGGATAAGTGGTAAACTCCCTGTATCGAATAAAATTCGTACAAAAGTCATACCAATTAATGGATCCTACCGTTTTAGCTCCAATTTCTACGTCATACCGGAACTCAGTGCGCAACCCCATCGCACAATCAAGCAGGACGAACTGAGCCTCCCACCTGGCAAGCGACTCGTCGATGAAAACTTCAGTCATACAGGGCCAGTTGATGCGATATTAGGGGCTGGAATATGCTATGACTCGCTCGGTGCAGGACTTCATCGCTTGCCCAATGGACTCACTTTACAAAACACCAAATTCGGTTGGATAGTTGGAGGGTTGCTATGCAATATGACCTCCACTAATCTCAACGCGCGGAGTTGTCATAAGGCGACCTATATTGACGACCTGGAAGTGAGCCTTGagcgattttggaaggtggAAGAACTGCCACCTGACGTCCCAGACCGGTTAGCTTTACAAGACCATGAGCTCGAGGAACATTTCAGAGCTCACACGAAGATTGCTGAGGATGGTCGATACGTCGTCCGAATTCCCCTACGGGGGGAGTTGACACAACTGGGAGACTCCATCGAACAGGCTCAACTATTATCACTCGAGCGGAAGCTGTCTCGGCATGAAGATACTTACGAGGAGTACCGAAAGTTCATGCGCGAATATCTTGAGCTAAGACACATGACTCC encodes:
- the LOC121594780 gene encoding uncharacterized protein LOC121594780; translated protein: MTSTNLNARSCHKATYIDDLEVSLERFWKVEELPPDVPDRLALQDHELEEHFRAHTKIAEDGRYVVRIPLRGELTQLGDSIEQAQLLSLERKLSRHEDTYEEYRKFMREYLELRHMTPVPADELHKVRYVIPHSCVIKPDSTTTKLRVVFDAIAKSTTGISLNDLQAIGPTVVVTADIAKLYRQIWVADSDTWMQCILWREDARDTAPMLTGYI